In the genome of Xanthocytophaga agilis, one region contains:
- a CDS encoding HD domain-containing protein — protein sequence MFFTEEIYYKAMNFAGEAHHAQFMPGSTIPYVTHLANVCMEVVTALTYSSSHSLNGDLLVCSALLHDVLEDTPVSYTEVEALFGTEVAKGVAALTRNTLLPEAEQIPDSLQRILRQPVEIRMVKMADRIDNLRQNPLLWSNSQRKAYQNEAQLILKTLGGCNLYLEEQLKKKINSYNQYLEVV from the coding sequence ATGTTTTTTACAGAAGAGATCTACTATAAGGCAATGAATTTTGCCGGAGAAGCACACCATGCTCAGTTTATGCCAGGAAGTACAATTCCATATGTCACTCATCTGGCTAATGTCTGTATGGAAGTAGTCACTGCACTGACATATTCATCCAGTCACTCTTTGAATGGAGACTTACTGGTTTGTAGCGCCCTGTTGCATGATGTACTGGAAGATACACCTGTATCATATACAGAAGTAGAGGCCCTATTTGGGACAGAAGTAGCAAAAGGAGTTGCAGCACTGACACGTAATACATTATTACCAGAAGCAGAACAGATTCCAGATAGTTTGCAGCGAATTCTAAGACAACCTGTTGAAATTCGAATGGTAAAAATGGCAGATCGCATAGATAACCTGCGCCAGAATCCACTACTGTGGTCTAACTCTCAACGAAAAGCCTATCAGAATGAGGCACAATTAATATTAAAGACGCTAGGAGGTTGTAATCTCTATCTTGAAGAACAACTAAAGAAGAAAATCAATTCTTACAACCAATATCTTGAGGTAGTATAA
- the topA gene encoding type I DNA topoisomerase, translating to MTKNLVIVESPAKAKTIEGYLGKDFTVRSSFGHVRDLPEKGIAIDVKNHFRPTYEINDDKKDLVNQLQQLAADAEVVWLATDDDREGEAISWHLKEALNLQENKTKRIVFREITKNAILNAIQSPRSLDLDLVNAQQARRILDRLVGYELSPVLWKKIKTGLSAGRVQSVAVRLIVEREREIEGFETKSSYKVSALFQVEKGKTLVAELPKNFDTEADALDFLNRCLNGVFKIKNLETKPAKRTPAPPFTTSTLQQEASRKLYFSVSKTMMIAQKLYESGKITYMRTDSTNLSEEALTKAATEITNSFGKQYLQTRRFKTKSDSAQEAHEAIRPTDFSVSSINDSRDEQRLYELIWKRAIASQMADAQLERTTATISINSPANGVLKEELIATGEVIKFDGFLRVYIESTDEDDEENKAMLPPLTIGQQLQLDNMKAVQRFSRPAARYTEASLVKKLEELGIGRPSTYAPTVSTVQQRGYVVKEDRDGKERSYREITLKNNSISTDSKKEIFGAEKAKLFPTDVAMIVNDFLVQYFPDVIDFKFTATVEKDFDEIAQGRMIWEEMLEKFYDGFHRKIENTDEIQRSSVGKSRSLGTHPETGEPVSVKLGKFGPYVQIGEMEDDVKPRFASLKKGQFMERLSLEEALELFKLPREIGSYEDKVMKVAIGKFGPYIQHDGKYYSLGKEDDPYSIDDERAIVIIQAKRKSDAEKSIKEFPGNPDVRILNGRFGPYIAIGKQNIKIPKSKDPKSLTLEECLELAKEADSKPKTGRFAKKGAAAKTTTKAATKTTKAAGEKSTSKKSTKTKK from the coding sequence CAGCAGATGCAGAGGTAGTGTGGCTGGCAACTGACGATGACCGGGAAGGGGAGGCTATTTCCTGGCATTTGAAAGAAGCTCTGAACTTACAGGAAAATAAAACCAAACGAATCGTTTTTCGTGAAATTACTAAAAATGCCATTCTAAATGCTATTCAGTCACCAAGAAGTCTGGACTTGGATCTGGTAAACGCCCAACAGGCACGCCGGATTCTGGATCGTTTAGTGGGATATGAATTATCACCTGTGCTCTGGAAGAAAATCAAAACGGGATTGTCAGCGGGAAGGGTACAATCGGTAGCAGTGCGGTTGATTGTAGAGCGGGAACGTGAGATTGAAGGATTTGAAACAAAATCTTCTTATAAGGTTTCAGCTTTATTTCAGGTAGAAAAAGGGAAGACTCTAGTCGCGGAATTACCTAAAAATTTTGACACGGAAGCAGATGCACTGGATTTTTTGAATCGATGCCTGAATGGAGTTTTCAAGATAAAAAATCTGGAGACCAAACCTGCAAAACGTACACCTGCACCTCCATTTACCACTTCTACATTGCAACAGGAAGCAAGCCGGAAATTATATTTCTCGGTTTCCAAAACAATGATGATTGCTCAGAAACTGTATGAGTCTGGTAAAATTACCTATATGCGTACGGACTCAACCAATCTGTCCGAAGAGGCTTTGACAAAAGCAGCAACTGAAATTACAAATAGCTTTGGTAAGCAATACTTACAAACACGCCGTTTCAAAACTAAATCAGACTCAGCTCAGGAAGCACACGAAGCTATTCGTCCAACTGATTTTAGTGTTAGTTCAATCAATGATTCACGGGATGAGCAACGTTTGTATGAACTGATCTGGAAACGTGCAATTGCTTCTCAGATGGCAGATGCTCAGTTAGAACGGACAACAGCTACTATTTCTATTAATTCACCTGCCAATGGAGTCTTAAAAGAAGAACTGATCGCCACAGGAGAAGTAATCAAGTTTGATGGTTTCCTAAGAGTGTATATTGAGTCTACTGATGAGGACGATGAGGAAAACAAAGCAATGCTTCCTCCGTTGACGATTGGTCAACAATTGCAACTGGATAATATGAAAGCTGTTCAACGTTTTTCTCGTCCTGCTGCACGGTATACAGAAGCGAGTCTGGTAAAGAAGCTGGAAGAGTTGGGTATTGGACGTCCTTCTACGTATGCTCCAACTGTCTCTACTGTTCAGCAGCGGGGATATGTGGTGAAAGAAGATCGTGATGGAAAAGAGCGTTCGTATAGAGAGATTACGCTGAAGAACAATAGTATTAGTACAGATTCAAAAAAAGAAATATTTGGAGCAGAAAAAGCTAAGTTGTTCCCAACCGACGTAGCAATGATTGTGAATGACTTTCTGGTACAATACTTTCCAGATGTTATAGATTTTAAGTTCACAGCTACTGTAGAGAAGGATTTTGATGAGATTGCGCAGGGTCGAATGATCTGGGAAGAAATGCTGGAAAAGTTCTATGATGGCTTCCATCGCAAGATTGAGAATACAGATGAGATACAACGATCTTCTGTTGGCAAGTCACGCTCGCTGGGCACACATCCGGAAACAGGTGAGCCTGTTTCAGTAAAACTTGGCAAATTTGGACCGTATGTCCAGATTGGAGAAATGGAGGATGATGTAAAGCCACGTTTTGCCAGTCTGAAAAAAGGCCAGTTTATGGAACGGTTGAGCCTAGAAGAAGCACTGGAATTATTTAAGCTTCCTCGTGAAATTGGTAGTTATGAAGACAAAGTAATGAAAGTAGCTATTGGCAAGTTTGGTCCTTATATCCAGCACGATGGCAAATACTATTCGTTGGGCAAGGAAGATGATCCCTATAGCATAGATGATGAAAGAGCTATTGTGATTATTCAGGCAAAACGAAAATCAGATGCTGAAAAATCGATAAAGGAATTTCCAGGCAATCCGGATGTGAGGATCTTGAATGGCCGTTTTGGACCTTATATTGCTATTGGTAAGCAGAATATAAAAATACCGAAAAGCAAAGATCCAAAAAGTCTGACCCTGGAAGAATGTCTTGAATTGGCAAAAGAAGCTGATAGCAAGCCTAAAACAGGTCGTTTCGCCAAGAAAGGCGCTGCTGCAAAAACAACAACAAAAGCAGCCACAAAGACAACAAAAGCTGCTGGCGAGAAATCAACTTCCAAAAAGTCTACCAAGACGAAGAAATAA
- a CDS encoding TraB/GumN family protein → MRIYLSIALIGLTCFYSFAQSSAVKYQGLLWEISGKNLQKPSYLFGTMHVSSKVAFHLGDAFYTSIRNAEVVALETNPDEMQDDYTQSIFQKARSEQYKRKNGRLSSDEFTISDYKKLLQAALSYDPEMLNQLLYRSYMDMEDFEENTFLDLYIYQVGKRLGKRATGVENFRESEQLVLEALKDMAEEMKQKKTRNREVDEDDYRMLQPHVLTDAYRSGNLDLLDSLSRKQYQSDAFLEKFLYKRNENMFHSIDSIIQKSSLFVGVGAAHLPGDRGLINMLRKAGYTVKPIKMGERDSEQKDQIEKLRVDREFSRQVSDDGWFQVEMPGKLYDFSTPNPLAQRQYADLANGAYYAVSRVKTNGLFLGQTPEQVLDRVDSLLYEHIPGKILSKTPVTKNGYQGFNVKNRSRRGDMQRYQILITPFEVFIFKMSGNGDYIEGKEADRFFSSIQLKEINAASWLPYTPSTGGFQVNLPHVPVSNEHTDASILHEWEAWDKITGNSYMILQKNVNELRTLEEDTTDLSIIEESFLNSDFIKKTVSRKLSTYKGYPCLEVISKTKYGTNNVTRFLLKGTHYYIISGNYKKDRKTVDKFFSSFAFKEFSQGALEAYTDTTLRFSVKIPKGSEPGEGEKLKNLYEDYMPEISPKEEDYRVVEKMLTFRAPASGEEITVAYQKFPKYYSFRNENKFLESELQGIVAGKIVRKKEKTVLNDASGVYIVLQDTNSSRCLLYKLVQRNRILYTLSAVSDTLQGQTAFIKTFFDSFTPTGDPVGKSLYVSKANEFLDDFTSKNVETRQKAKESIHYVEFQDSDAPRLIQLIQQANAKEKGYLDTKRLLIGQLGTLHHPQILPFLKSAYQNTNDTTTLQYAILNALTLQKTQEAYTVFKEIVLNEPPIFNSQTDLNGLFYPLRDSLALTKHLFPDLLKLASLSDYRDPVYGTLAMLVDSSFVNSKTYDSYLGQMIYDARIATKRHFAQEEERKMAEESEDEDSYYEYEGDTNSGLTNFATLLAPYRDQNKNVDRLFGRLLQSSDNSTVIEVVKVLLKNKQNVSDSLLEQLASDNKYRALLYTKLQSINRLDKFPKRYASQELIARSLLYQQRGYSTATDTLVFINKQVTGYSLKKGYVYFYKYKKSENDEWYIAISGLQPLNEKQIDTEASLVRMTEKKIRKGKSLTEQFAKALRDLKLEEHRDDISMEVSSLLE, encoded by the coding sequence ATGAGAATTTATCTGAGTATTGCTCTTATCGGGTTGACTTGTTTTTATTCCTTTGCACAAAGTTCAGCAGTTAAGTATCAGGGGTTACTTTGGGAAATATCGGGAAAGAATCTTCAGAAGCCTTCCTATCTGTTTGGAACCATGCACGTAAGCTCTAAAGTGGCCTTTCATCTGGGGGATGCTTTTTATACTTCTATCCGCAATGCTGAAGTAGTTGCTCTGGAAACAAATCCAGATGAAATGCAGGATGATTATACTCAGTCTATTTTTCAAAAAGCCCGCTCTGAACAGTATAAGCGTAAAAATGGCCGGTTGTCATCAGACGAGTTTACGATTTCAGATTATAAGAAATTACTGCAGGCAGCCTTATCTTATGATCCGGAGATGTTGAATCAATTGCTGTACAGGTCTTACATGGATATGGAAGATTTTGAGGAAAACACTTTTCTGGATCTGTATATTTATCAGGTAGGCAAGAGATTAGGCAAACGGGCTACTGGTGTAGAGAATTTTAGGGAGTCTGAACAACTGGTTCTGGAAGCGCTGAAAGATATGGCAGAAGAGATGAAGCAAAAGAAAACACGAAACAGAGAGGTAGATGAGGATGATTATCGGATGCTACAACCCCATGTACTGACAGATGCATATCGGAGTGGAAATCTGGATTTGTTAGATTCATTATCCCGGAAGCAGTATCAATCGGACGCATTTCTGGAGAAATTCCTTTACAAAAGGAATGAGAATATGTTTCATTCTATTGACTCTATTATTCAGAAATCCAGTTTATTTGTTGGAGTAGGAGCTGCTCACCTGCCTGGTGATAGAGGATTAATTAATATGCTTCGTAAAGCCGGATATACAGTGAAACCCATAAAAATGGGAGAACGGGACAGCGAACAGAAAGATCAGATTGAAAAATTGCGTGTTGATAGAGAATTTTCCAGACAAGTATCAGATGATGGCTGGTTTCAGGTAGAGATGCCAGGTAAATTATATGACTTTTCCACTCCCAACCCACTTGCACAACGACAATATGCAGACTTAGCTAATGGTGCTTACTATGCTGTGAGCCGGGTTAAAACAAATGGGCTATTTTTAGGACAAACACCTGAACAAGTGCTTGATCGTGTAGATAGCCTGTTGTATGAACATATCCCTGGAAAAATATTGTCTAAAACTCCTGTTACGAAAAATGGTTATCAGGGGTTTAATGTGAAAAATCGTTCACGACGTGGCGATATGCAGCGATATCAGATCCTGATAACTCCTTTTGAGGTATTTATCTTTAAAATGAGTGGTAATGGAGATTATATTGAAGGAAAAGAAGCTGACAGATTTTTTAGTTCTATTCAGTTAAAAGAAATAAACGCTGCAAGCTGGCTTCCCTATACACCATCAACCGGAGGGTTTCAGGTAAATCTTCCCCATGTTCCCGTATCAAATGAACATACAGATGCCAGCATATTACATGAATGGGAAGCTTGGGACAAGATTACCGGAAATAGTTATATGATACTTCAGAAGAACGTTAACGAGTTGCGAACGTTGGAAGAAGATACAACGGATCTGAGCATCATAGAAGAAAGCTTTCTGAATTCCGATTTCATCAAAAAGACAGTATCCCGCAAATTATCTACCTACAAAGGATATCCTTGTCTGGAAGTTATAAGTAAAACAAAATATGGAACCAACAATGTGACAAGGTTCCTTTTGAAAGGAACACACTATTATATCATATCCGGAAACTATAAAAAAGATAGAAAGACAGTTGATAAGTTCTTCAGTTCGTTTGCTTTTAAAGAGTTTTCACAAGGTGCCTTGGAAGCCTATACAGATACAACTTTACGTTTCTCTGTGAAGATTCCTAAAGGGAGTGAACCAGGGGAAGGAGAGAAACTTAAAAACCTGTATGAAGACTATATGCCGGAAATTAGCCCGAAAGAAGAAGATTACAGAGTAGTAGAGAAGATGTTGACTTTCAGAGCTCCTGCTTCAGGAGAAGAAATAACAGTAGCTTATCAGAAGTTTCCCAAGTATTATAGCTTTCGCAATGAAAATAAATTTCTGGAGTCTGAGTTACAGGGGATTGTTGCAGGGAAGATTGTTAGAAAAAAAGAGAAAACTGTGTTGAATGATGCCTCAGGAGTATATATCGTATTACAGGATACCAATAGTTCCCGTTGCCTGTTATACAAATTGGTGCAACGTAACCGGATTTTATATACCCTAAGTGCTGTTTCAGATACGTTACAGGGACAGACTGCTTTTATAAAGACCTTCTTTGATAGCTTTACTCCAACAGGAGATCCTGTAGGAAAATCATTGTATGTAAGTAAGGCAAATGAATTTCTGGATGATTTCACAAGTAAAAATGTGGAGACACGGCAAAAAGCAAAAGAATCTATTCATTATGTGGAATTTCAGGACAGCGATGCGCCTCGTCTGATTCAACTTATTCAACAGGCCAATGCCAAAGAAAAAGGCTATCTGGATACTAAACGATTGTTGATAGGACAATTAGGTACATTGCACCATCCACAAATTTTACCTTTTCTGAAATCTGCCTATCAGAATACAAATGATACTACTACATTACAATATGCTATTCTCAATGCCTTAACATTACAAAAGACTCAGGAAGCTTATACTGTTTTTAAAGAGATTGTTTTAAATGAGCCACCCATTTTTAATTCCCAAACAGATCTTAATGGATTATTTTATCCGTTACGGGATTCACTTGCCTTGACAAAACATCTTTTTCCTGATCTGTTGAAACTGGCTTCCTTGTCTGATTACAGAGATCCGGTATATGGTACACTGGCTATGTTAGTTGATAGTAGTTTTGTTAATTCCAAGACCTACGACTCGTATCTGGGACAAATGATTTATGATGCCCGTATTGCCACCAAAAGACATTTTGCACAGGAGGAAGAACGGAAAATGGCTGAAGAATCTGAAGATGAGGATTCCTATTATGAATATGAGGGAGACACTAATTCTGGATTAACCAATTTTGCCACTTTGCTGGCTCCATACCGGGATCAGAATAAAAACGTTGACAGATTATTTGGGCGGTTACTACAATCCAGTGATAATTCAACGGTAATTGAGGTAGTGAAAGTATTGTTGAAAAACAAACAGAATGTATCTGATAGCTTGCTTGAACAATTAGCCTCAGATAACAAATACAGGGCACTTTTGTATACAAAGCTACAAAGCATCAACCGATTGGATAAATTTCCGAAACGATATGCTTCACAGGAGTTGATTGCCCGAAGTTTATTGTATCAGCAAAGAGGATATAGTACTGCAACAGATACGCTGGTTTTTATAAATAAACAAGTGACCGGATATAGCCTTAAAAAAGGATATGTATATTTCTACAAATACAAGAAGTCTGAAAATGATGAATGGTATATTGCTATCAGTGGTTTGCAACCGCTAAACGAAAAACAAATAGATACAGAGGCTTCATTGGTAAGAATGACAGAAAAGAAAATTCGTAAAGGAAAATCATTAACAGAACAGTTTGCAAAAGCACTGCGAGATCTGAAACTGGAAGAACATAGAGATGATATTTCGATGGAGGTGTCGTCCTTGCTGGAATAA
- a CDS encoding DNA alkylation repair protein, whose amino-acid sequence MDIFEGYIYPLTERYQKQRNTAYAQAMSQYMRNQFEFFGIKHPQRRILDKQFIREYGLPTKVNLETILPELWQQTERELQYFAIDLAASCNYYRQESSLDLIEKMIIQRSWWDTVDAVSSGLVAPYFRYFPEKMHTIAYQWIASENTWLQRVAITFQRKYKKLTDQELLFDLIRLRADSKEFFIQKGIGWALREYAYTNPEVVRDFVSVQCMSNLSKREALKHIGGNC is encoded by the coding sequence ATGGATATTTTTGAAGGATATATCTATCCATTGACAGAACGCTATCAGAAACAGAGGAACACTGCATATGCTCAGGCTATGAGCCAGTATATGAGAAATCAGTTTGAATTTTTTGGAATCAAACATCCACAACGGCGAATACTTGATAAGCAGTTTATCAGAGAGTATGGACTACCAACGAAGGTAAATCTGGAAACAATTTTGCCTGAACTATGGCAGCAAACTGAGCGGGAACTCCAGTATTTTGCCATAGACCTGGCTGCTTCCTGTAACTATTATCGACAGGAAAGTTCTCTTGATCTAATCGAAAAAATGATTATACAACGATCCTGGTGGGATACTGTTGATGCTGTTTCTTCAGGGCTGGTAGCGCCTTACTTTCGCTATTTTCCAGAGAAAATGCATACTATAGCTTATCAATGGATTGCTTCTGAGAACACATGGTTACAACGAGTAGCTATAACTTTTCAACGGAAATACAAAAAGCTGACTGATCAGGAATTGTTGTTTGATCTGATCCGTCTGCGTGCTGATTCAAAAGAATTTTTTATTCAAAAAGGAATTGGATGGGCTCTACGCGAATATGCATATACAAATCCTGAAGTAGTTCGGGATTTTGTTTCAGTACAATGTATGTCGAACCTAAGCAAGCGAGAGGCTTTAAAACATATAGGTGGAAATTGCTAA
- a CDS encoding DUF3471 domain-containing protein — translation MQVLRILTIFVFFLAVYATSVAQSSGNKPDDSKPDSVAILQEYVGTYNVKGNNDFSKAIVTLEGGKLYGHTDTQTQVMPLSPTKVPDVFSITSPDNSVDVTVTFLRNETKKVSSIKIYYNGLETRGEKEK, via the coding sequence ATGCAAGTACTACGCATTCTAACTATTTTTGTATTTTTTCTAGCTGTATATGCTACTTCTGTTGCCCAGTCTTCCGGAAATAAACCAGACGATAGCAAACCTGATAGTGTTGCCATTCTTCAGGAGTATGTTGGCACTTATAACGTAAAAGGAAACAATGATTTCAGTAAAGCGATTGTCACATTGGAGGGTGGCAAATTGTATGGACACACAGATACTCAGACCCAGGTTATGCCTCTCAGTCCTACAAAAGTACCTGATGTGTTTTCTATTACCTCTCCAGATAACTCTGTCGATGTAACTGTCACTTTTCTGAGAAATGAGACAAAGAAAGTATCCAGTATCAAGATCTATTACAATGGACTGGAAACCAGAGGGGAAAAAGAAAAATAA
- a CDS encoding NAD-dependent deacylase — protein MKQKIVVLTGAGISAESGIATFRDSNGLWEGHDVMSVASPEGWKRNPGLVLDFYNQRRKQAKTVEPNAAHYGLAKLEEKYNVVIVTQNVDNLHERAGSTKVMHLHGELFKSRSTVDPSLVYEMDGWEIKLGDTCEKGSQLRPDIVWFGEAVPLIEKAVIQALSADIFMVIGTSLVVYPAAGLIDYVPIEVPKYVIDLNMPYVAPRPNLHLIEAKASEGVTKLVEELMSK, from the coding sequence ATGAAACAGAAAATTGTTGTACTGACCGGTGCCGGAATCAGTGCAGAAAGTGGAATTGCTACATTTAGAGATTCCAACGGATTATGGGAGGGACATGATGTTATGTCTGTAGCATCCCCTGAAGGATGGAAACGTAATCCTGGATTGGTGCTTGATTTTTACAATCAACGCCGGAAACAAGCTAAGACCGTAGAGCCTAATGCGGCTCACTATGGATTGGCTAAGCTTGAAGAGAAGTATAATGTGGTTATTGTAACACAAAACGTAGATAACCTGCACGAAAGAGCCGGATCGACTAAGGTAATGCACTTGCATGGAGAACTATTTAAATCACGCAGTACAGTTGATCCTTCACTTGTCTATGAGATGGATGGATGGGAAATTAAGCTAGGAGATACCTGTGAGAAAGGATCGCAGTTGCGTCCGGATATTGTATGGTTTGGAGAAGCAGTACCTCTAATAGAAAAAGCTGTAATTCAGGCTTTGTCAGCAGATATATTTATGGTGATTGGTACCTCTTTGGTTGTGTATCCGGCTGCAGGTCTAATCGACTATGTACCTATTGAAGTTCCTAAATATGTCATAGATCTTAATATGCCTTATGTTGCTCCACGTCCTAATCTGCACCTGATTGAGGCGAAAGCAAGTGAAGGTGTAACCAAGCTGGTAGAAGAGCTAATGAGCAAATAA